In Rhodanobacter humi, the following are encoded in one genomic region:
- a CDS encoding acyl-CoA dehydrogenase family protein: MAAARLNPLDLYDVRSLLSDEERMVQDTVGRFVDEKVLPIIGDAFDQARFPTELIPEIASLGLLGATIPEKYGCAGMSGVSYGLICQELERGDSGLRSFASVQSSLVMYPIYAYGSEEQKLEYLPQMAAGEIIGCFGLTEPHGGSDPANMKTHAKKDGGDWVINGAKMWITNGNLAQVAVVWAQTDDGIQGFIVPTATKGFTAQQIHKKMSLRASVTSALFLDNVRVPDANRLPNVKGLKGPLGCLTQARYGITWGPIGAAQACLKEVLDYTAERILFDRPLAANQAIQLKLADMARRITTAQLLSLQLGRLKDAGMMQPTQVSLAKWNNCRMAIDIARQCRDILGGAGITTEHGAIRHALNLESVITYEGTETVHELVVGRELTGINAF; the protein is encoded by the coding sequence ATGGCTGCCGCCCGCCTGAACCCGCTCGACCTGTACGACGTCCGCTCGCTGCTCTCCGACGAGGAGCGCATGGTGCAGGACACCGTCGGTCGCTTCGTCGACGAGAAGGTTCTGCCGATCATCGGCGACGCCTTCGACCAGGCGCGCTTTCCCACCGAGCTGATCCCGGAAATCGCCAGCCTCGGCCTGCTCGGCGCGACGATCCCGGAGAAGTACGGTTGCGCCGGCATGAGCGGCGTCAGCTACGGCCTGATCTGCCAGGAGCTGGAGCGCGGCGATTCCGGCCTGCGCAGCTTCGCCTCGGTGCAGAGCTCGCTGGTGATGTACCCGATCTACGCCTACGGCAGCGAAGAGCAGAAGCTGGAATACCTGCCGCAGATGGCGGCGGGCGAGATCATCGGCTGCTTCGGCCTCACCGAGCCGCACGGCGGCTCCGACCCGGCCAACATGAAGACCCACGCGAAGAAGGATGGTGGCGACTGGGTCATCAACGGCGCCAAGATGTGGATCACCAACGGCAACCTCGCGCAGGTCGCCGTGGTGTGGGCGCAGACCGACGACGGCATCCAGGGCTTCATCGTGCCCACGGCCACGAAGGGCTTCACCGCGCAGCAGATCCACAAGAAGATGAGCCTGCGCGCCTCGGTCACCAGTGCGCTGTTCCTCGACAACGTGCGCGTGCCCGACGCCAACCGCCTGCCCAACGTGAAGGGCCTGAAGGGCCCGTTGGGCTGCCTGACCCAGGCGCGCTACGGCATCACCTGGGGCCCGATCGGCGCGGCGCAGGCCTGCCTCAAGGAAGTGCTGGACTACACCGCCGAGCGCATCCTGTTCGATCGACCGTTGGCCGCCAATCAGGCGATCCAGCTCAAGCTCGCCGACATGGCCCGCCGCATCACCACCGCGCAGTTGCTGTCGCTGCAGTTGGGTCGCCTCAAGGACGCCGGCATGATGCAGCCCACCCAGGTCTCGCTGGCGAAGTGGAACAACTGCCGCATGGCCATCGACATCGCGCGCCAGTGCCGCGACATCCTCGGCGGCGCCGGCATCACCACCGAGCATGGCGCGATCCGCCACGCGCTGAACCTGGAATCGGTCATCACCTATGAAGGCACCGAGACGGTGCACGAGCTGGTGGTCGGGCGTGAGCTGACCGGCATCAACGCGTTCTGA
- a CDS encoding DMT family transporter — translation MLKGVLLGFASFAAFAISDAFVKALHGSVPPYESVCIGAALGLAALPFLMDKGDRWHEVFAARRPKLWWVRALAGAVGNIASVTAFTLLPMAEVFSMIFLMPIFVTILSVLLLKEHVGWRRWTAVFTGFAGVLVVLRPGFRHLGLGHFAAIACGIAAAGSVVALRMAGAEEKRISLYGAGIIGPLVAGGVLMLPHFVWPNLAQWGLLAGYGLLAGLASVLLMYATRLAHANRVAPTQYSQMLWAIAFGYWLFGDKLDWPMGVGIVLILGAGLFTLVREERVTSWWKRTKLV, via the coding sequence ATGCTCAAGGGTGTGCTGCTGGGCTTTGCCAGCTTCGCGGCCTTTGCCATCAGCGACGCCTTCGTGAAGGCCTTGCACGGCAGCGTGCCACCGTACGAGTCGGTATGCATCGGCGCCGCGCTGGGCCTGGCCGCCCTGCCCTTCTTGATGGACAAGGGCGACCGCTGGCACGAGGTGTTCGCCGCGCGCCGCCCGAAACTGTGGTGGGTGCGCGCGCTGGCCGGTGCGGTCGGCAACATCGCCTCGGTCACCGCGTTCACCCTGCTGCCGATGGCCGAGGTGTTCTCGATGATCTTCCTGATGCCGATCTTCGTGACCATCCTCTCGGTGCTGCTGCTGAAGGAGCACGTGGGCTGGCGGCGCTGGACCGCGGTGTTCACGGGTTTCGCCGGCGTGCTGGTGGTGCTGCGCCCAGGCTTCCGCCACCTGGGGCTGGGCCACTTCGCCGCGATCGCCTGCGGCATCGCCGCGGCGGGTTCGGTGGTGGCGCTGCGCATGGCCGGCGCCGAGGAAAAACGCATCAGCCTCTACGGCGCCGGCATCATCGGCCCGCTGGTGGCCGGCGGCGTGCTGATGCTGCCGCACTTCGTCTGGCCGAACCTGGCGCAATGGGGCCTGCTCGCCGGCTACGGCCTGCTCGCCGGGCTGGCCAGCGTGCTGCTGATGTACGCCACGCGGCTCGCCCACGCCAACCGCGTGGCGCCCACCCAGTACAGCCAGATGCTGTGGGCGATCGCCTTCGGCTACTGGCTGTTCGGCGACAAGCTCGACTGGCCGATGGGGGTCGGCATCGTCCTGATCCTCGGCGCGGGCCTGTTCACTTTGGTGCGCGAGGAGCGGGTCACCTCATGGTGGAAGCGCACCAAGCTCGTTTGA
- a CDS encoding 5'-nucleotidase → MPPSTIHDPAATTDNRLVVAISSRALFDLGNSHALFEREGLDAYRSFQIAHEDEILKPGVAFPLVQKLLDLNKLAGDVPPVEVILLSRNSGDTGLRIFNAIQHYGLEISRAAFTSGAPTSDYIAPFKADLFLSANAEDVGRALKAGVAAATILPSTAPPRMSEQLRIAFDGDAVIFGDEGERVSREEGLEAFHRSETEHAAEPLSVGPFRGFLTALHRLQAAFPAENSPIRTALVTARSAPAHKRVILTLRKWGVRIDEALFLGGRDKGPFLDAFGADIFFDDSPANVESARKHVATGHVPHGVSNR, encoded by the coding sequence ATGCCCCCATCCACCATCCACGACCCTGCCGCCACCACCGACAACCGCCTCGTCGTGGCGATCTCTTCGCGCGCTCTGTTCGACCTCGGCAACAGCCACGCGCTGTTCGAGCGCGAAGGACTGGATGCCTACCGCAGCTTCCAAATCGCCCACGAGGACGAGATCCTCAAGCCCGGCGTGGCCTTTCCGCTGGTGCAGAAGCTGCTCGACCTCAACAAGCTGGCGGGCGACGTGCCACCGGTGGAGGTGATCCTGCTCTCGCGCAATTCCGGCGACACCGGCCTGCGCATCTTCAACGCGATCCAGCACTACGGCCTGGAGATCAGCCGCGCCGCCTTCACCAGCGGCGCGCCCACCTCCGACTACATCGCGCCGTTCAAGGCCGACCTGTTCCTCTCCGCCAACGCCGAAGACGTGGGCCGCGCGCTCAAGGCCGGCGTGGCCGCGGCCACGATCCTGCCCAGCACCGCGCCGCCGCGCATGAGCGAGCAGCTGCGCATCGCCTTCGACGGCGATGCGGTGATCTTCGGCGACGAGGGTGAGCGCGTCAGCCGCGAGGAAGGCCTGGAAGCGTTCCATCGCAGCGAGACCGAACACGCGGCCGAACCGCTTTCCGTCGGCCCGTTCCGCGGCTTCCTCACCGCGCTGCACCGGCTGCAGGCCGCGTTTCCCGCGGAGAACTCGCCGATCCGCACCGCTCTGGTCACCGCGCGCTCCGCGCCCGCGCACAAGCGCGTGATCCTCACCTTGCGCAAGTGGGGCGTGCGCATCGACGAGGCGCTGTTTCTCGGCGGTCGCGACAAGGGACCCTTCCTCGACGCATTCGGCGCCGACATTTTCTTCGACGACTCGCCGGCGAACGTGGAATCCGCGCGCAAGCATGTGGCTACGGGGCATGTGCCGCACGGGGTTTCAAACCGCTGA
- a CDS encoding NAD kinase: MRFAFVASDTSVAQQARRKLVERYGDAPVDKAELIVALGGDGFMLRTLHAHLALGVPVYGMKLGRVGFLMNKHRVDELSERVARAHAAELFPLEMLTTDAAGDTRRALAFNEVSLLRQSNQAAHIEVKLNETVKLPNLICDGVMVATPAGSTAYNLSAHGPILPLDANVLALTPISPFRPRRWRGAILPHRTRVSLRVLDPGKRPVSATADFHEVRDVREVLVSQSMEQGVRLLFDPEHNLEQRILDEQFAAD, translated from the coding sequence ATGCGCTTCGCCTTCGTCGCCAGTGACACCAGCGTCGCCCAGCAGGCGCGGCGCAAGCTCGTGGAGCGTTACGGCGACGCACCGGTCGACAAGGCCGAGCTGATCGTGGCGCTGGGTGGCGACGGCTTCATGCTGCGCACCCTGCATGCGCACCTCGCGCTGGGCGTGCCGGTGTACGGCATGAAGCTCGGTCGTGTCGGTTTCCTGATGAACAAGCATCGCGTGGACGAACTGTCCGAGCGGGTGGCGCGCGCGCACGCGGCCGAACTGTTTCCGCTGGAGATGCTGACCACCGATGCCGCAGGCGACACCCGCCGCGCGCTGGCCTTCAACGAAGTCTCGCTGCTGCGCCAGAGCAACCAGGCCGCGCACATCGAAGTCAAGCTCAACGAGACGGTGAAGCTGCCGAACCTGATCTGCGACGGCGTGATGGTGGCCACGCCGGCCGGTTCCACCGCCTACAACCTCTCCGCCCACGGCCCGATCCTGCCGCTGGATGCGAACGTGCTGGCGCTCACCCCGATCAGCCCGTTCCGCCCGCGCCGCTGGCGCGGCGCGATCCTGCCGCACCGCACCCGGGTCAGCCTGCGCGTGCTCGATCCGGGCAAGCGCCCGGTCAGCGCCACCGCCGACTTCCACGAAGTGCGCGACGTGCGCGAGGTGCTGGTGAGCCAGTCGATGGAGCAGGGCGTGCGCCTGCTGTTCGATCCCGAGCACAACCTCGAACAACGCATCCTCGACGAGCAGTTTGCTGCCGACTGA
- a CDS encoding DUF924 family protein produces MTEPVQPHEVVRFWHEAGPDKWFDKDEAFDLAFTTRFLDTHMAAARRELDHWLDEAEGALALLILLDQLPRNAFRDTAHMFATDPLALAFARQAVVRGHDRAVEPALRVFFYLPFEHSEALADQDRAVALCEGLDTYAKYARIHHDVIVRFGRFPHRNAVLGRATTAEEQAFLDAGGFAG; encoded by the coding sequence ATGACCGAACCTGTCCAACCCCATGAAGTCGTCCGCTTCTGGCACGAGGCCGGTCCCGACAAGTGGTTCGACAAGGACGAGGCGTTCGATCTTGCCTTCACCACGCGCTTCCTCGACACGCACATGGCCGCCGCGCGGCGTGAACTCGACCACTGGCTGGACGAGGCCGAGGGCGCGCTGGCGCTGCTGATCCTGCTCGACCAGCTACCGCGCAACGCCTTCCGCGACACCGCGCACATGTTCGCCACCGATCCGCTGGCACTGGCCTTCGCGCGGCAGGCCGTGGTGCGCGGCCACGACCGCGCCGTGGAACCGGCGCTACGCGTGTTCTTCTACCTGCCGTTCGAGCACAGCGAGGCACTGGCCGATCAGGACCGCGCGGTGGCGCTGTGCGAGGGGCTGGACACTTACGCCAAATACGCGCGCATCCACCACGACGTGATCGTGCGCTTCGGCCGCTTTCCGCACCGCAACGCCGTGCTCGGCCGCGCGACCACGGCCGAGGAGCAGGCGTTTCTGGATGCGGGCGGGTTTGCGGGGTGA
- a CDS encoding helix-turn-helix transcriptional regulator, with amino-acid sequence MPTESLTNEVRLLRFLAQDMTQAELGRRVGLTRQTIAAIEQGRYSPSLEVAFRIADVFGKRLDEVFHWNPGGREDVERDAG; translated from the coding sequence TTGCCCACTGAGTCGCTCACCAACGAAGTGCGCCTGCTGCGTTTCCTCGCGCAGGACATGACCCAGGCCGAACTGGGCCGGCGCGTGGGCCTCACGCGCCAAACCATCGCCGCGATCGAACAGGGCCGCTACTCGCCCTCGCTGGAAGTGGCGTTCCGGATTGCCGACGTGTTCGGCAAGCGGCTGGACGAGGTGTTCCACTGGAACCCCGGCGGGCGCGAGGACGTCGAGCGCGACGCGGGCTGA
- a CDS encoding M61 family metallopeptidase: MPIATFVRPQPVRSHVVARLALAVSLALAGGSACAQVSRSTQVPVPQDTPYPGTIAIHVDASDTRQGIFRVHETIPVEAGKLTLLYPEWIPGNHSPSGPVAMLAGLKLSANGKPVAWKRDKYDVYAFHLDVPAGVTSLDADFQYLSPRDGGYEMTDRMLMLEWDKLSLYPAGHYSRDIHVTPSVTLPSGWHFGSALETAAQSDSTTTFKPVSYNNLVDSPMYAGQYFKRVQLNDAGQAPVHLDIVADAPKYLEMTPEQLKQHRALVTQAVKLFGSHHYDHYDFLFSLSDELAGNGLEHHQSSEDGMGADYFTAWADNAPNRDLLAHEYVHSWNGKFRRPADLTTPNFNVPMGDSLLWVYEGQTQYWGFVLTARAGLWTPQQFRDALAMVAANYDRNRPGFQWRTLEDTTNDATAAHRSALPYRSWQMSEDYYSGGQMLWLAVDAKLRELTHGKQSLDDFAKAFFGVDNGSYVTKTYTFDDVVSALDGVAKYDWAGFLKARADALNPPLLDGLAASGWKLIYTDTPSAYEKQYNSRPESSRHMYNFAWSIGLTLTKSGEINDVRWNGPAFKAGVSTGATVVAVNGQAYSSDALKEAITAAKTGAAPIQLLLKYQGNLQTVPVDYHGGLQYPHLERIAGTPDYLDQIIAARK, translated from the coding sequence ATGCCCATCGCCACGTTCGTGCGTCCGCAACCCGTCCGTAGCCATGTCGTGGCGCGCCTCGCCTTGGCCGTGTCGCTAGCGTTGGCCGGTGGTTCCGCCTGCGCCCAGGTGTCGCGCAGCACGCAGGTGCCGGTGCCGCAGGACACGCCGTATCCGGGCACCATCGCGATCCATGTCGACGCCAGCGACACGCGGCAAGGCATCTTCCGCGTGCACGAGACCATTCCGGTCGAGGCCGGCAAGCTGACCCTGCTGTACCCGGAGTGGATTCCCGGCAACCACTCGCCCAGTGGCCCGGTCGCCATGCTCGCGGGCCTGAAGCTCAGCGCCAACGGCAAGCCGGTCGCATGGAAGCGCGACAAGTACGACGTGTACGCCTTCCACCTCGACGTGCCCGCGGGCGTCACCAGCCTCGATGCGGATTTCCAGTACCTGTCGCCACGTGACGGTGGTTACGAGATGACCGACCGCATGCTGATGCTGGAATGGGACAAGCTTTCCCTGTACCCCGCCGGCCACTACAGCCGCGACATCCATGTCACGCCCAGCGTGACGCTGCCGTCGGGCTGGCACTTCGGCAGCGCGCTGGAGACGGCTGCGCAGTCGGACAGCACCACGACCTTCAAGCCGGTCAGCTACAACAATCTGGTCGACTCACCCATGTACGCGGGCCAGTATTTCAAGCGCGTACAGCTCAACGACGCCGGTCAGGCGCCGGTGCATCTGGACATCGTGGCCGACGCACCGAAGTACCTGGAGATGACGCCCGAGCAGCTCAAGCAGCATCGCGCGCTGGTGACCCAGGCGGTGAAGCTGTTCGGCTCGCATCACTACGACCACTACGACTTCCTGTTCTCGCTGTCCGACGAGCTGGCCGGCAACGGCCTGGAGCACCACCAGTCCAGCGAGGACGGCATGGGCGCGGACTACTTCACCGCCTGGGCCGACAACGCGCCGAACCGCGATCTGCTGGCGCACGAATACGTGCACTCCTGGAACGGCAAGTTTCGCCGCCCGGCTGACCTCACGACGCCGAACTTCAACGTGCCGATGGGCGATTCGCTGCTGTGGGTGTACGAGGGCCAGACCCAGTACTGGGGCTTCGTGCTCACCGCGCGCGCCGGCCTGTGGACGCCGCAGCAGTTCCGCGATGCGCTGGCGATGGTGGCGGCCAACTACGACCGCAACCGCCCCGGCTTCCAGTGGCGCACGCTGGAGGACACCACCAACGACGCCACCGCCGCGCACCGTTCGGCGCTGCCGTACCGCAGCTGGCAGATGAGCGAGGACTACTACTCGGGCGGCCAGATGCTGTGGCTGGCGGTGGACGCCAAGCTGCGCGAACTCACCCACGGCAAGCAATCGCTGGACGATTTCGCGAAGGCCTTCTTCGGCGTGGACAACGGCAGCTACGTGACGAAGACCTATACCTTCGACGACGTGGTCTCAGCACTGGACGGTGTGGCGAAGTATGACTGGGCCGGTTTCCTCAAAGCGCGTGCCGATGCGCTGAATCCGCCGCTGCTGGACGGTCTCGCCGCCTCGGGCTGGAAACTGATCTACACCGACACGCCCAGCGCATACGAGAAGCAGTACAACAGCCGGCCGGAATCCTCGCGCCACATGTACAACTTCGCCTGGTCGATCGGCCTCACGCTCACCAAGAGCGGCGAGATCAACGACGTGCGCTGGAACGGCCCCGCGTTCAAGGCCGGCGTCAGCACCGGCGCCACCGTGGTGGCGGTGAACGGGCAGGCGTATTCCAGCGATGCACTGAAGGAGGCGATCACCGCCGCCAAGACCGGCGCGGCGCCGATCCAGTTGCTGCTGAAATACCAGGGCAACCTGCAGACCGTGCCGGTGGACTACCACGGCGGCCTGCAATACCCGCACCTGGAACGCATCGCCGGCACGCCGGATTACCTCGACCAGATCATCGCGGCGCGCAAGTAG
- a CDS encoding GNAT family N-acetyltransferase, whose amino-acid sequence MSWQDIRIETERLILRPPRIEDFDAYAEKMADAEGARFIGGAQARAVAWRGFLASAGAWVIQGFSMFSVIEKASGQWIGRLGPWQPEGWPGTEIGWGLARVAWGKGYAYEGTVAAADWAFAHLGWSEMIHSIDPGNHASQKLAQRLGSTLRGPGKLPAPFEDAPIEIWGQTREQWQRRRA is encoded by the coding sequence ATGAGCTGGCAAGACATCCGCATCGAAACCGAACGCCTGATCCTGCGCCCGCCGCGGATCGAGGACTTCGACGCGTATGCAGAGAAGATGGCCGATGCCGAAGGTGCTCGCTTCATCGGTGGTGCGCAGGCGCGCGCCGTGGCCTGGCGCGGTTTCCTGGCTTCGGCTGGCGCCTGGGTGATCCAGGGTTTCTCCATGTTCTCGGTGATCGAGAAGGCCAGCGGACAGTGGATCGGGCGGCTCGGTCCCTGGCAGCCGGAAGGCTGGCCGGGTACCGAGATCGGCTGGGGTCTGGCGCGCGTGGCCTGGGGCAAGGGTTATGCCTACGAGGGAACCGTGGCGGCCGCCGACTGGGCCTTCGCCCATCTGGGCTGGAGCGAGATGATCCATTCCATCGACCCCGGCAACCACGCCTCCCAGAAATTGGCGCAGCGTTTGGGTTCGACCCTGCGCGGCCCCGGCAAGCTGCCCGCGCCGTTCGAGGATGCGCCCATCGAGATCTGGGGCCAGACGCGCGAGCAATGGCAGCGCCGTCGCGCATGA
- a CDS encoding aldo/keto reductase, with the protein MQPTPRPDLTLSPIVAGLWRIRDWNLDVAGRVRWIEQALELGITCFDHADIYGDYQAEVLFGEALQAAPALRRRMQLITKCGIRLRSANRPYRVNYYDTSAAYVRAQVEQSLRKLHTEQLDLVLIHRPDYLMDAAALADTFTTLSREGKVAHWGVSNHSASQFALLDARHPLATNQVELSPMQLDALDDGTLDQAQQLGARPMIWSPLAGGRLFSGEDEQAVRVRAEMQSIAERLGVSLATLAYAWVLRHPSRPHPITGTGRVAGLHEAVAALDVSLDAEDWYAIWTASKGHSVP; encoded by the coding sequence ATGCAGCCCACACCGCGTCCCGACCTCACCCTCTCCCCCATCGTCGCCGGCCTGTGGCGCATCCGGGACTGGAATCTCGACGTGGCCGGGCGCGTGCGCTGGATCGAGCAGGCGCTGGAGCTGGGCATCACCTGCTTCGACCACGCGGACATCTACGGCGACTACCAGGCCGAGGTACTGTTCGGCGAAGCGCTGCAGGCCGCACCCGCCTTGCGACGACGCATGCAGCTCATCACCAAGTGCGGTATCCGCCTGCGCTCGGCCAATCGGCCCTACCGGGTCAATTACTACGACACCTCGGCCGCCTACGTGCGGGCGCAGGTGGAACAGTCGCTGCGCAAACTGCATACCGAGCAACTGGATCTGGTGCTGATCCACCGCCCCGACTACCTGATGGACGCCGCCGCGCTGGCCGACACCTTCACCACGCTCAGCCGCGAGGGCAAGGTGGCGCACTGGGGCGTGTCCAACCATTCGGCCAGCCAGTTCGCCCTGCTCGATGCCCGCCATCCGCTCGCGACGAACCAGGTCGAACTGTCGCCGATGCAACTGGACGCGCTGGACGACGGCACGCTGGACCAGGCCCAGCAACTCGGCGCACGGCCGATGATCTGGTCGCCGCTGGCCGGCGGTCGCCTGTTCAGCGGCGAGGACGAACAAGCCGTGCGCGTGCGCGCCGAGATGCAGAGCATCGCCGAACGCCTGGGCGTCAGCCTCGCCACGCTGGCCTACGCCTGGGTGCTGCGCCACCCCTCGCGCCCGCACCCGATCACCGGCACGGGCCGCGTCGCCGGGCTGCACGAGGCCGTCGCCGCACTGGATGTTTCGCTGGACGCCGAGGATTGGTACGCGATCTGGACGGCGAGCAAGGGGCATTCGGTGCCGTGA
- a CDS encoding thiamine pyrophosphate-dependent enzyme, protein MSATPIAARHKGFNRAEIVDQNFTEFVGEWRGDVRAAPRDDAPVLPGSALDARGFRDLLESQLISRHLDLMARVLRVQNKVFYTIGSSGHEGNAMVARLTRHTDPAFLHYRSGGFMAERFRKLPGMDPVMDSALSFAASAEDPASGGRHKVWGSKPLWVLPQTSTIASHLPKALGTAVAIDHARRIGHTLPVPEDSIAICSFGDASSNHATAQTAFNAAAWTAYQKLPAPVLFVCEDNGIGISVKTPTGWVASNFQSRSNLDYFYADGLDLAEGYAQVQRAVEHCRGTRRPTFLHLRTTRLMGHAGTDFEIEWRSIEELVALEATDPLLRSAAIALESGLYTKDALLALNEATRKRCFAAAEDADRRPRITTLAEVMKPLAPYTPAKVKAEAERSDDAEARLKAFGSAEKLPENQPPRHLAIQIGQALHDVMAKYPESLLFGEDVAQKGGVYTVTKGLHKAFKNTRVFNTLLDETVILGLAQGYANMGMLPIPEIQYLAYFHNAGDQIRGEAASLQFFSNDQYRNPLVMRVASLGYQRGFGGHFHNDNSITALRDIPGLVVGCPSRGDDAATMLRTLTALAKVDGRVCAFLEPIALYMAKDLYEAGDGAWQFAYPAPGEAMALGEGRVYDDKAKDLVVFTFGNGVPMALRAARTIEKELKWKVRVVDLRWLAPLNDAFIAAQAKSAKRILVLDEGRKSAGVGEGVITAIVEAGLGATPLERVVGADTFTPLAGAAFLVLPGEADVVAAAHKLA, encoded by the coding sequence ATGTCCGCCACCCCCATCGCCGCCCGCCACAAGGGTTTCAACCGCGCCGAGATCGTCGACCAGAACTTCACCGAGTTCGTCGGCGAATGGCGGGGCGACGTGCGCGCCGCGCCGCGCGACGATGCGCCGGTGCTGCCGGGCAGTGCGCTGGATGCGCGGGGTTTCCGCGATCTGCTGGAGTCGCAGCTGATCTCGCGCCACCTGGACCTGATGGCGCGTGTGCTGCGCGTGCAGAACAAGGTGTTCTACACGATCGGTTCCTCGGGCCACGAGGGCAACGCGATGGTGGCGCGGCTCACGCGGCATACTGATCCGGCGTTCCTGCACTACCGCTCGGGCGGCTTCATGGCCGAGCGTTTCCGCAAGCTGCCGGGCATGGACCCGGTGATGGATTCGGCGCTGTCCTTCGCCGCCAGCGCGGAAGACCCGGCTTCGGGCGGCCGCCACAAGGTGTGGGGCAGCAAGCCGCTGTGGGTGCTGCCGCAGACCTCGACCATCGCCTCGCACCTGCCCAAGGCGCTGGGCACCGCCGTCGCCATCGACCACGCGCGGCGCATCGGCCACACGCTGCCGGTGCCGGAGGATTCCATCGCGATCTGCTCGTTCGGCGATGCGTCAAGCAACCACGCCACCGCGCAGACCGCATTCAACGCGGCGGCGTGGACGGCCTACCAGAAGCTGCCCGCGCCGGTCCTGTTCGTGTGCGAGGACAACGGCATCGGCATCTCGGTGAAGACGCCGACCGGCTGGGTCGCGAGCAATTTCCAGTCGCGTTCCAACCTCGATTATTTCTATGCCGACGGCCTCGATCTCGCCGAAGGCTACGCCCAGGTGCAGCGAGCGGTGGAGCATTGCCGTGGCACGCGCCGCCCCACCTTCCTGCACCTGCGCACCACCCGCCTGATGGGTCATGCCGGCACGGATTTCGAGATCGAGTGGCGCAGCATCGAGGAACTGGTGGCGCTGGAAGCCACCGATCCGCTGCTGCGTTCGGCGGCGATCGCGCTGGAGTCGGGGCTGTACACCAAGGACGCGCTGCTGGCGCTCAACGAAGCGACGCGCAAGCGCTGCTTCGCCGCCGCCGAGGACGCGGATCGCCGTCCGCGCATCACCACGCTGGCCGAGGTGATGAAGCCACTGGCGCCGTACACGCCCGCGAAAGTGAAGGCCGAAGCCGAGCGCAGCGACGATGCGGAGGCGCGCCTCAAGGCCTTCGGCAGTGCGGAAAAACTGCCGGAAAACCAACCGCCGCGGCATCTGGCCATCCAGATCGGCCAGGCGCTGCACGACGTCATGGCGAAGTACCCCGAGTCGCTGCTGTTCGGCGAGGACGTGGCGCAGAAGGGCGGCGTGTACACGGTCACCAAGGGTCTGCACAAGGCGTTCAAGAACACGCGCGTGTTCAATACGCTGCTGGACGAGACCGTCATCCTCGGCCTCGCCCAAGGCTACGCGAACATGGGCATGCTGCCGATTCCGGAGATCCAGTACCTCGCCTACTTCCACAACGCGGGCGACCAGATCCGCGGCGAGGCGGCCAGCCTGCAGTTCTTCTCCAACGACCAGTACCGCAATCCGCTGGTGATGCGCGTGGCCAGCCTGGGTTACCAGCGCGGCTTCGGCGGCCACTTCCACAACGACAACTCGATCACCGCGCTGCGCGACATTCCCGGCTTGGTCGTGGGCTGTCCCTCACGCGGCGACGATGCCGCGACGATGCTGCGCACGCTCACCGCGCTGGCCAAGGTGGACGGCCGCGTCTGCGCCTTCCTCGAACCGATCGCGCTGTACATGGCCAAGGATTTGTACGAGGCCGGCGACGGTGCGTGGCAGTTCGCCTATCCCGCACCGGGCGAGGCGATGGCGCTGGGCGAGGGTCGCGTCTACGACGACAAGGCGAAGGACCTGGTGGTGTTCACCTTCGGCAACGGCGTGCCGATGGCCTTGCGCGCCGCGCGCACGATCGAAAAAGAGCTGAAGTGGAAGGTGCGCGTGGTCGACCTGCGCTGGCTGGCGCCACTCAACGACGCCTTCATCGCGGCGCAGGCAAAGAGCGCGAAACGCATCCTCGTGCTGGACGAAGGCCGCAAGAGCGCTGGCGTGGGCGAGGGCGTGATCACCGCCATCGTGGAAGCTGGCTTGGGCGCCACGCCGCTGGAGCGCGTGGTCGGTGCCGACACCTTCACCCCGCTGGCCGGCGCGGCCTTCCTGGTGCTGCCCGGCGAAGCGGATGTGGTGGCCGCGGCACACAAGCTGGCTTGA